In Capricornis sumatraensis isolate serow.1 chromosome 16, serow.2, whole genome shotgun sequence, a genomic segment contains:
- the LOC138093016 gene encoding olfactory receptor 10AG1-like, with product MEYKLRTEKSNITTMMEFILLGFSDIPNFQWILFGIFLVLYLTILLCNSVIVLITRIDPTLQTPMYFFLNHFSILEICYVTVTIPRMLTDLLNQKGHISFIACATQMCLVLLFGGLECLLLAVMAYDRYVAICNPLHYGLIMSPQVCVQMVTASWVSGVPVVIGQTWQVFSLPFCGSTTINHFFCDLPPVFKLACGDTFVNEIAVYVVAVVFIMVPFLLIVVSYGKIISNILKSRSARGRAKAFSTCSSHLTVVVLFYGTASTTYLQPKPNQSEETGKLISLFYTVLIPTLNPIIYTLRNKDITVALRKLLSKLST from the coding sequence ATGGAGTACaaattaagaacagaaaaatcaaaCATCACTACAATGATGGAATTTATCCTCTTGGGGTTTTCCGATATTCCCAATTTCCAATGGATTCTTTTTGGGATATTTTTAGTCCTCTACCTGACCATCCTGTTGTGCAATAGTGTCATTGTACTGATAACAAGAATTGACCCTACTCTCCAGAcccccatgtactttttcctcaaCCACTTTTCCATTTTAGAAATCTGTTATGTAACTGTCACTATCCCAAGAATGCTCACGGACCTCCTGAACCAGAAAGGACACATTTCTTTCATTGCCTGTGCTACACAAATGTGTTTGGTCCTTCTGTTTGGAGGTTTagagtgtctcctcctggccgtgatggcctatgaccgctacgtGGCCATTTGTAACCCTCTTCACTATGGTCTGATCATGAGCCCCCAGGTCTGTGTCCAGAtggtcactgcctcctgggtCAGTGGAGTTCCTGTTGTAATTGGGCAAACATGGCAGGTTTTCTCTCTGCCCTTTTGTGGGTCTACCACAATTAATCATTTTTTCTGTGACCTCCCCCCAGTGTTCAAGCTTGCTTGTGGGGACACATTTGTGAACGAGATAGCAGTCTATGTAGTTGCAGTTGTGTTCATCATGGTCCCATTTCTGTTGATTGTTGTCTCCTATGGCAAAATCATCTCCAACATTCTGAAATCGCGATCTGCCAGAGGGAGGGCTAAAGCCTTCTCCACTTGCTCGTCTCACCTCACAGTGGTGGTCTTATTCTATGGCACAGCCTCTACCACCTATTTACAGCCCAAACCAAATCAATCTGAAGAAACTGGGAAGCTGATCTCTCTTTTCTACACAGTTTTGATCCCAACGTTGAATCCCATTATATATACGCTGAGGAACAAAGATATCACCGTAGCACTGAGAAAACTACTAAGTAAATTATCAACTTGA